AAATTCCCGCCTGTACATGGATTTTTTGCGAATGGAGGGGGAGCTGGATTTTCTCACCCTGCTCCCGGAACGGACGAGAACCCAGGAATGGAAATACTGGTATCGAGATGCCGGGGATAAGGTCGAAGATTTTGGTGCGGTATATTTCAACAGCATCAATCGTCAGACAGGAATTCAGTATCGCACGGCAGACCATAAATTAGAATTAATCGGGATGGTGCGCGAACGCCTCGCGCCGGTCTTGCACAGGCCATATGCGATTGAGGATTTTGGTAATGACCACGTCCGTCAACAGCTGAAAAAGTTATCCCACTTCCAAGGAACAGCCGTGTCCTGGTTGCCCCAGAACGCCATCTTATCAATTGGCGGGTCCCAGGCTCAGGTGGTAACTCTCATCCATGATAACGGGATGAGCAATGTGTCCCATCTGCTCTTTGAACAAGAACGGCGTTTGCCGGAAGAAGATACCCTAACCGTGGTGCGAGGGTTTTTGGGTGCCTATCCCAACGCTTTTTACCAGGTCGACGAATCCACACTCGAAGAGTTTGTCAGCGCCGTGGAACATCTCGGTAGTGAGGAGGATTATCAAGCTCTGCTCAATCGTTTCGGTGTCAGACGAAGTGATCCTGATTTTTGGAAGCATAGTGATGCCATACAAGCTGCCTATAAAAACGAGTCACCCGTTGAAGCAGGGTTGCTTGACTACAGTCGTCTGGAAAACAGGTAAGACGTGGCGAGGGAATGATCATGCGTTCAACGATGAAGACCACCCCCGGACAGGGAAAAAACAACTCTCGGTTGAGAAGAAGCGTTGTCTAAAAGTTAAAGAGTAACCATGACGATCCAGCGCATAGGTGCTTCACCCCGGCGACCGTGATCGTGGAATTCTTGCCTCTTATCCCCTTAGTTTTTGTGGTGATCGGGAAACTGGAGAGAGGTTTACTGAATATCTTTTTGATATTCGCGTATCCCGCGTTCCTCGTCTAACCGTTGTCGAAGTTTCCTTGCCCAGTAGTCAAATATTTCCAGCACGGGTCCCAGGGAATCCTTTTCGCGCGTCAGGAGAACCTCTGAGCTCATCCGTTTTTCAACATAAGCAACCAACCGTTCCTGGCTCTGTGTATCCAATATCTCGGCCTCAATCGCGGCCTCTCCCTCCAGGGCATTCATGCCGGAAATTTTTTCGGCACCCTGGATCAGGAAATCGTTGGCCAGGGGAAGCAGCGGGATCGACGATTCCAGTGCCGGGCGCTCCAACATCACATCCGTCAAGGCTGCGCGGAGGCGCAGGACCCCGGGACCGGGATCTTTCACGATCACATAGCCTCCTGCCAGTGCGCGGCTCATGCTTTCCTGGAATGCCAGAGCCAATCTCCAGGCTGTTAACCCATCAAGGCCACCATACTCAGAATGTTGGCTGGGAAAGATCACCAGGGGATCCAGCATGATGGTGTTGTAGTCTTTGAAATTGACGCCTGGCTTCCGGTAGGTCCAGGCACCGCTGTCATCCGGGGAAGGACGAAGGCTGTTGTAATCAGTTAAAAAACCGGAAAAATCCAATGATTGGGTTTTTTGCGCACAACCGGGCAGACTGAGGACCACACAGAAGAGAAAACTCAGCCTCTGTATTTTTGAAAAGGTGTTCACTCTGGTATCCTACATTTCCTTTTGAGATTGAAAGTTGACGAGTATATCTCGTCTATTCCATAAAGACCATATCAAGGCCACATTTCCACTCAACTCCATTTAGAAAAAGAGGGTATCTCATGATGAGAGCATGGCTGGTGGTTTGCGTTGGAAGTCTGTTCCTCTATGGATGCACTGACGTGAAGTATGTCAAGGCCGGTGCCACGGAAGCGGATTTAGAGGCGGATCGAGTCGATTGCCGCAGTCAAATCCTGATGCCGCCCCCCGGCCCGGGCATTCCCAGTGGTCAAATGGGAAAACCAGGGGTGAGCCAAGGGTTCATCACTCGATCGGCCGAGCAGTCGGCACAACAAGAAGTTGACCAGTGTTTGCGAGCAAAGGGATGGGAGCTGGAACCCCAACCCAAGTAAGTTGCTGAGAGGATGTAAGCGTAATATGGCTGTCGTTGTGAAGAACGACTCGTGACAAAAATTTCACTCAAAAATACGTAAGGATGTAACGAGACTATGAATTCAGCATTGCATGATAAGACCATTGCGAAGGAATTGAAGATCACCGACAAGCAGGTCACGGCCACGGTGAGTCTGCTGGATGATGGCGCCACGGTGCCGTTTCTTTCACGGTACCGCAAAGAAGTCACCGGCGGGTTGGATGAGGTTGTCATTACCTCCATTCGGGACCGCGTGGCGCAGCTTCGAGAATTGGATAAACGGCGGGAGGTCATCCTGGCCTCGCTCGAGGAACAAGGCAAGCTGACCGATGTGCTGCGAGAGCAGGTGCAGGCGGCCACGACCATGACCGAATTGGAAGACATCTATTTACCCTACCGACCCAAGCGCCGCACCAGAGCCATGATCGCCAAAGAACGAGGATTGGAACCGTTGGCGTTGAGCCTCTGGGCACAAGATGCCCAATTGAATGTCGAAGCGGAAGCGCAGAAATTTTTGAATCCGGAACTGAGCGTCGAGACGGTGGAGGACGCGTTGGCCGGTGCGCGCGATATCATGGCCGAATGGATCAGCGAAGATCTGCAGGCTCGCGCCTCCATGCGTGCCCTGTATCTGGAACAAGGGACTTTCAAGACCACGGCTGTGCGCGGAAAAGATGTGCAAGGCAGTAAGTATCGGGATTATGTTGAATGGGAAGAACCGGTGGCCAAGGCGCCATCCCATCGTGTGCTGGCCATGCGGCGTGGCGAGGTGGAAGGTTTTCTGACCTTTCGTGTGCTGGTGCCGGAAGCCGAAGCCCTCTCAATTCTGCATCGCCTCTTTGTGAAAGGAAAGGGGCCCGCATCGGAACAGGTCATCCTGGCCGTCAAAGATAGCTTTACCAGGCTCCTGGCCCTTTCCATGGAAACCGAAGCCCGCTTGGTCACCAAAACCCGGGCCGATCAAACGGCCATAGAAGTGTTTGCCCAAAATGTGCAGCAACTGCTCATGGCGCCACCTCTGGGACAGAAGACCGTCCTGGCCATCGATCCGGGATTTCGCACCGGATGTAAAATGGTCTGTTTGGACCGACAGGGCACCTTGCGTCATACGGAGACCATCTTTCCGCATCTGGGAACAGGCGGAGCCGCTAAGGCGGGAGACACGGTGGTGGAGTTGTGTCAGCGTTTTCAGGTTGAGGCGATCGCAGTGGGCAATGGGACGGCCGGGAGGGAGACCGAAACGTTCCTGCGCGCGCTCAAATTGCCATC
This region of Nitrospira sp. MA-1 genomic DNA includes:
- a CDS encoding DUF3313 domain-containing protein; translation: MNTFSKIQRLSFLFCVVLSLPGCAQKTQSLDFSGFLTDYNSLRPSPDDSGAWTYRKPGVNFKDYNTIMLDPLVIFPSQHSEYGGLDGLTAWRLALAFQESMSRALAGGYVIVKDPGPGVLRLRAALTDVMLERPALESSIPLLPLANDFLIQGAEKISGMNALEGEAAIEAEILDTQSQERLVAYVEKRMSSEVLLTREKDSLGPVLEIFDYWARKLRQRLDEERGIREYQKDIQ
- a CDS encoding Tex family protein: MNSALHDKTIAKELKITDKQVTATVSLLDDGATVPFLSRYRKEVTGGLDEVVITSIRDRVAQLRELDKRREVILASLEEQGKLTDVLREQVQAATTMTELEDIYLPYRPKRRTRAMIAKERGLEPLALSLWAQDAQLNVEAEAQKFLNPELSVETVEDALAGARDIMAEWISEDLQARASMRALYLEQGTFKTTAVRGKDVQGSKYRDYVEWEEPVAKAPSHRVLAMRRGEVEGFLTFRVLVPEAEALSILHRLFVKGKGPASEQVILAVKDSFTRLLALSMETEARLVTKTRADQTAIEVFAQNVQQLLMAPPLGQKTVLAIDPGFRTGCKMVCLDRQGTLRHTETIFPHLGTGGAAKAGDTVVELCQRFQVEAIAVGNGTAGRETETFLRALKLPSAIPIVMVNESGASVYSASPVAREEFPDHDVTVRGAVSIGRRLMDPLAELVKIDPKAIGVGQYQHDVDQSILKQRLQDVVISCVNRVGVDVNMASPQLLTAVSGVGPQLATNIVAYRQEHGPFASRTALKKVPRLGAKAFEQAAGFLRITDGEHPLDASAVHPERYAVVNAMAKDLGCTVKDLMRDPARQRTIDLTRYITEEVGKPTLTDILTELAKPGRDPRQQFEAVKFDEGVQSIEQVKPGMIMSGVVTNVTAFGAFVDIGVHQDGLVHISQLANKFVSDPNTVVQVNQQVKVTVLEVDIPRKRISLSMKAASNGKL